A genomic region of Plasmodium malariae genome assembly, chromosome: 14 contains the following coding sequences:
- the PmUG01_14058100 gene encoding mitochondrial carrier protein, putative — translation MSKDLINGSILHCLETATLGMPLEVWKTRMCIYRNENTVKSFINIYNKGLGQFYAGFYAKLVESGSKGAVLLLSKEKIIKFCNDLNINKTTSGFIGGACGGICQSLVMSPCTFFITASIDKKINYKEKLLYIFKNTGITTLYKGNTAMCLRQGTNWASRQGITEFIRNVFIQCKDKTAKRNNSNNENNNDANNISNSVNISYNNSNNNSNKNDNNKYNNNYNNGEHNNYDKNKCNNKNAIINKSGHINKVQTEMDASKVHLMNKNKNSYSDLNTSEEIICGVLGGALSVWNNPFDVVRVYMQNNANNNIKLTFSQSLINIYKEGGVLYLYKGVIPRCFLCIWQTLFMVTGVKILNKYF, via the coding sequence ATGAGTAAAGATTTAATAAATGGATCTATTCTTCACTGCTTAGAAACGGCAACATTAGGTATGCCACTAGAAGTATGGAAAACAAGAATGTGTATTTATAGAAATGAAAATACCGTTAAATcgtttataaatatttataataaaggGTTAGGACAATTTTATGCGGGTTTTTATGCAAAACTAGTAGAGAGTGGTAGTAAGGGAGCTGTTTTGTTATTATCAAAggaaaagataataaaattttgcaatgatttaaatattaataaaacaacAAGTGGATTTATTGGTGGAGCTTGTGGTGGTATCTGTCAATCACTAGTTATGTCTCCTTGtaccttttttataacagccagtattgataaaaaaataaactataaggaaaaacttttatatatttttaaaaatactgGCATTACTACTTTATATAAAGGTAATACTGCTATGTGCTTAAGACAAGGCACAAACTGGGCCAGTAGACAAGGCATAACAGAATTTATTAGAAATGTGTTCATTCAGTGTAAGGATAAAACAgcgaaaagaaataatagtaataatgaaaataataatgatgctaataatataagtaataGTGTAAACATTAGTTATAACaacagcaataataatagcaataaaaatgacaataataagtataataataattataataatggtgaacataataattatgataaaaataaatgtaataataaaaatgctataataaataaaagtggGCATATTAACAAAGTACAAACTGAAATGGATGCAAGTAAAGTCcatttaatgaataaaaataaaaacagcTATTCTGATTTGAACACATCAGAAGAAATAATTTGTGGTGTTCTTGGTGGAGCGCTATCGGTTTGGAATAATCCATTTGATGTAGTCAGAGTGTACATGCAGAATAatgcaaataataatataaagttaaCATTTTCTCAATCGTtgattaacatatataaagaagGGGGTGTTTTGTATCTATATAAAGGAGTCATACCTCGTTGCTTCTTATGCATTTGGCAAACCTTATTTATGGTCACTGgagttaaaattttaaataaatatttttaa
- the PmUG01_14057900 gene encoding conserved Plasmodium protein, unknown function, whose protein sequence is MQISRIEEEQGRNICDNIEERDKLNENDNINELSFEYNNKLNDENNIRDRENNDVEEEDNKLIKNEKRNFIIFSSILRYKRYLVKKGNTYFDFNQTNLQLNEKELLLQSSNFYHLFDSKSLFCPHIYLNVYSHININISDYLNYLKKYSNVNVESQEEKSGNYYSRQEFILEAIERVEHIEIFKKVNFVKKLFLTLNEKIAKEIKNYFEHVPDVNSSDYVFVQTNRKNDVLFGYIKGRKFNLFFEILNFNKCFVQYYKDSANLVDIFEIEEVDEVDKLDEMGIMVKMNSTHNTNEKRSFEEYPFFKYSNGTKYLREQKLSVKKCMFKNIDFYSSYYYDYYFSKSTIVEYEYIRKDKKKYILTFNLCIKYVKNNLFLMVIYNYNSSGNNDANNVDNNVDNSADNNVDNNADNNADNNADNNADSNADNNADSNADNNADNNADNNANKNSDNNNAYSSANNEAFFPYFEELELCNKQFNLNNVDKNIFKTNTFFINNLYYGLSCKLLCVFLFKNLSINDYIRNIYFTKLKKSENGKKKKIYTFTIFCLSNEGIVCVFICNLELRSIFFENTFNINVNKYYRIQLNKTCTYKKINVINFNSKYLHALIARSVFSFNKCDDKIDLNETGKNNNFDESSKSALRNIKKRENKVRYLREENNTYEKSRTVLNDSLICVSCGNQKQVQEDYNPNNCNKDNNHIFSDMQSTDIYQNKKDRYKYTHENVYKYTSVIITCKCDFLVITLRRKKGGVDMELVSYSSSDGGSTNGAGAYVNVENVNTANVSTLNLNAADGIVSKDTMSSDIISNSDDFFSNYKSAKNVICNIVINKYNFEKYNENKNRNKSFILFEIICFYQNFCVKKYNYICSFKNQKFEFFLSENEKMKNGDICRKLLFTPLLFPFNEEVIKNQKKKKRKKKINNLILYNIEQSSFKNIIYIYFQEKKYENISMSINNQCLIINYVKAISKLLKRISSLFNKINNQGKYSTFREDDLNNTKNQERENVIISQYGEAYFHDILKNVHVNLFTQREDKTFFFEYKYILFGFYDLFLINKKNNGVGINEKENKINDKNLMSCSDLHSHFNFLNIIKDYVTYENIFKCVQNFELEENKKKKNKKKIKMNFYYFLKVLNYFQNNYVHTCISFFHLIYNEMCKEELFPFIAKKKCTKNTFLKNYELINIRNYYTISCSFFIYMYNFCLKTYGLSNDNFSSHITFFLINKNTRKYRKKFRYIYPSDGGKYDVRLSQQGEKQDATCNSECVGCVCKEDSQAGEGHVLGVEYVHSGSSSCSNSIRNGHSNSNINNNSINSNNNINSNNINSNSNINSNNNINSNNNISSSSNNREVVKEDNIVPTNCLPLQKCLYYVHKIKKYINVILNETRTDNDKGNTSFSLDIYVNIYLCQTLYIMLNTLRINNTNVYVNVNYNIRKNNMDYFYLLILLNFYYLFYIFICSEDILNNDMNEGKEEEMNKEANKTNEVTRIFEFFWEIYAKDDKNKTNIEQTCELLHIQNITIDSITFEKYLVLMYEVVQSKMSMLHIDHYIFEKLYFKVSCLLCGKVCISNLYNNYYICKNKHIFNKCMITFCCIYRNYLTLPTICIVTNMSKQIFDEENSTLTFNLQIRINFIYFCSFCYYFITTENCFFKKYFLFKQCPFCNHELQVL, encoded by the exons ATGCAAATAAGCCGAATAGAGGAAGAACAAGGAAGAAATATTTGTGATAATATTGAAGAACGcgataaattaaatgaaaatgacaACATTAATGAGCTCTcttttgaatataataacaaattaaatgatGAAAACAATATAAGAGATAGGGAAAATAATGATGTTGAGGAAGaagataataaattaattaagaaCGAGAAGAgaaattttatcatattttcttCAATTCTGCGTTATAAAAGATATTTAGTAAAAAAGGGGAACACTTACTTTGATTTTAATCAAACaaatttacaattaaatgaaaaagagcTGTTACTTCAGAGTAGTAATTTTTATCACTTATTCGATTCGAAATCATTATTTTGTcctcatatttatttaaatgtttattcgcacataaatataaacatttctGACTATTTAAATTACTTGAAGAAATATTCAAATGTAAATGTTGAATCACAAGAAGAGAAAAGCGGAAATTATTATTCGAGGCAGGAATTTATTTTAGAGGCCATCGAGAGGGTGGAGCACATAGAAAT ATTTAAAAAAGTGAATTTCGTGAAAAAGCTATTTTTAACACTTAACGAAAAAATAGCCAAggaaataaagaattatttcGAACATGTACCGGATGTAAATTCGAGCGATTATGTCTTTGTGCAAACAAACAGAAAAAATGACGTACTTTTTGGATATATTAAGGGGcgtaaatttaatttattttttgaaattttaaattttaacaaatgtTTTGTACAGTATTATAAGGATAGTGCTAACCTTGTTGACATATTCGAAATAGAGGAAGTGGATGAAGTGGACAAATTGGATGAAATGGGCATTATGGTAAAAATGAACTCAACGCACAATACGAACGAAAAAAGGAGCTTTGAAgaatatcctttttttaaatattcaaatggAACAAAATACTTAAGAGAACAAAAATTAAGTGTAAAAAAGTGcatgtttaaaaatattgatttttattcctcatattattatgattactatttttcaaaaagtaCTATTGttgaatatgaatatataagaaaagacaaaaaaaaatatatcctgacgtttaatttatgtataaaatatgtgaagaataatttatttttaatggtcatatataattataatagtagCGGTAATAATGATGCTAACAATGTAGATAACAATGTAGATAACAGTGCAGATAACAATGTAGATAACAATGCAGATAACAATGCAGATAACAATGCAGATAACAATGCAGATAGCAATGCAGATAACAATGCAGATAGCAATGCAGATAACAATGCAGATAACAATGCAGATAACAATGCCAATAAAAATTCCGATAACAATAACGCGTACAGTAGTGCTAACAATGAGGCTTTTTTCCCCTATTTTGAAGAACTAGAGTTGTGTAATAAACAATtcaatttaaataatgtagacaaaaatatattcaagaccaataccttttttataaataatttatattatggtTTGAGTTGTAAGCTCTTGTgcgttttcctttttaaaaatcttTCCATAAATGATTACATAcgcaatatttattttaccaaattaaagaaaagtgaaaatggaaaaaaaaaaaaaatttatacttttactatattttgctTGTCAAACGAAGGAATTGTGtgtgtatttatttgtaatttagAACTACGTAGTatcttttttgaaaatacttttaatattaatgtaaataaatattatcgCATTCAGTTAAATAAGACGtgtacatacaaaaaaataaatgtaataaattttaattcgAAATATTTGCATGCCTTAATAGCTCGTAGCGTTTTctcatttaataaatgtgATGATAAAATTGACCTTAATGAGACaggtaaaaataacaattttgATGAAAGCTCAAAAAGTGCcttaagaaatataaaaaaacgaGAAAATAAAGTAAGGTATTTAAGGGaggaaaataatacatatgaaaAGAGCAGAACTGTTTTAAATGACTCTCTAATTTGTGTATCATGTGGAAATCAAAAACAAGTACAGGAAGATTATAACCCGAATAACTGTAATAAGGACAACAATCATATTTTCAGTGATATGCAAAGTACAGACatttatcaaaataaaaaagaccGTTACAAATATACCCACGAGAacgtatataaatacacgTCTGTTATAATTACGTGTAAATGTGATTTCTTAGTAATAACTTTGAGGAGGAAAAAAGGAGGGGTAGATATGGAGTTAGTCAGTTATTCTTCCTCAGATGGAGGTAGTACAAATGGAGCGGGTGCGTATGTAAATGTCGAAAATGTAAACACCGCAAATGTTAGCACCTTAAATTTAAACGCAGCAGATGGAATCGTCTCCAAGGATACCATGTCAAGTGATATTATTTCCAACTCAGACGACTTTTTCTCAAATTACAAGAGTGCTAAGAATGTGATATGCAATATtgtgataaataaatacaattttgaaaagtacaatgaaaataaaaaccgAAATAAAAGCTTCATACTGTTTGAAATCATATGCTTTTATCAAAATTTCTGTGTCaaaaagtataattatatatgctcatttaaaaatcaaaagtttgaattttttttaagtgagaatgaaaaaatgaaaaacggAGATATTTGTAGAAAACTTTTGTTCACACCTTTACTCTTTCCTTTTAATGaagaagtaataaaaaatcaaaaaaaaaaaaaaagaaaaaaaaaaatcaataatttaatattatacaacATTGAACAGAGTTcttttaagaatataatttacatatattttcaagAAAAGAagtatgaaaatataagtatgtCCATAAACAATCAgtgtttaattattaattatgttAAAGCGATCAGCAAGCTTTTAAAACGAATTAGTTCATTGTTTAATAAGATAAATAACCAAGGCAAATATTCCACCTTCCGAGAAGAcgatttaaataatacaaaaaaccAAGAGAGGGAAAATGTGATCATATCACAATATGGTGAAGCATATTTtcatgatatattaaaaaatgtacatgtaaatttatttactcAAAGAGAggataaaacatttttttttgaatataaatatattttgtttggCTTTTATgacttatttttaataaataaaaaaaataatggcgttggaataaatgaaaaggagaataaaataaatgacaAAAATTTAATGAGCTGTAGTGATCTACATAGtcatttcaattttttaaatattataaaagattACGTTAcgtatgaaaatattttcaagtgtgtacaaaattttgaattagaggaaaataaaaaaaaaaaaaataaaaaaaaaattaaaatgaatttttattactttctCAAAgtcttaaattattttcaaaataattatgttcatacatgtatttctttttttcatttaatatacaaCGAAATGTGTAAAGAGGAATTGTTTCCCTTTAtagccaaaaaaaaatgcacaaaaaatacctttttgaaaaattatgaattaattaatataagaaattattacACTATTTcatgttcattttttatctacatgtataatttttgtcTAAAGACATATGGCCTTAGTAATGACAATTTCAGTTCTCacattactttttttttaattaataaaaatacaagaaaGTATAGGAAGAAATTTAGGTATATTTACCCATCCGATGGGGGGAAATATGACGTAAGGCTATCTCAGCAGGGTGAGAAGCAGGACGCAACGTGTAACAGCGAATGTGTTGGGTGTGTATGCAAAGAGGACAGCCAAGCAGGTGAAGGACACGTACTTGGTGTAGAATATGTGCATAGCGGTAGTAGCAGTTGTAGTAATAGCATTAGAAATGGCCATAGCAATAGCAacattaacaataatagcatcaatagtaataacaacattaacagtaacaacatcaatagtaatagcaacattaacagtaataacaacatcaatagtaataacaacatCAGCAGCAGTAGCAATAATAGAGAAGTAGTGAAAGAGGACAATATTGTTCCGACCAACTGCTTGCCATTACAGAAATGCTTGTACTATGTGcacaaaataaagaagtatattaatgtaatattaaatGAGACAAGAACAGATAATGACAAGGGGAATACTAGTTTTTCGCTAGATAtttacgtaaatatatatctgtgTCAAACACTTTACATTATGTTAAATACATTACGAATAAATAACACCAATGTGTATGTGAacgtaaattataatataagaaaaaataacatggattacttttatttactaatattgcttaatttttattacttattttatatctttatttgttcagaggatatattaaataatgatatgaATGAAGGAAAAGAGGAGGAAATGAATAAGGAGGCaaacaaaacaaatgaaGTAACGAgaatatttgaatttttctGGGAAATTTATGCAAAAGATGATAAGAATAAGACAAATATAGAACAAACATGcgaattattacatatacaaaatattacaattGATTCAATCACTTTTGAAAAGTACCTTGTTTTAATGTATGAAGTAGTACAAAGTAAAATGAGTATGTTACATATtgatcattatatatttgagaaattatattttaaagtaaGCTGCCTTCTTTGTGGAAAGGTATGCATATcgaatttatataataattattatatatgtaaaaataagcatatatttaataaatgtatgatAACATTTTGTTGTATATACAGAAATTATCTTACATTACCGACCATATGTATTGTAACAAATATGAGTAAACAAATATTTGATGAAGAAAATTCTACGTTAACATTCAATTTACAAATTCGTATAaacttcatatatttttgttctttttgctattattttatcactACCGAAAAttgcttttttaaaaaatatttcctcTTCAAGCAGTGTCCATTTTGCAACCATGAGCTGCAAGTTCTCTGA
- the PmUG01_14058200 gene encoding 50S ribosomal protein L24, putative: MSRYVKYFVQAKKLDKRKRKYYKLDFLEMSKELSIPFPLREQNQPKRLDLSKYLNIEVGDLVKVLYGPDKDKEGIILNINPKKNTVIVDGCNMKKSAWNVIDKKGSIITQEMPIHITNVSILDPINKKPTVVKRRYMMNGECVRISKISGCAMPEPVNKNMLKEQNNYELFMQKKKIGPPIKDIYAEKDRKNFNLLKKITYEIKRKRFYEMKNFFKTDHEGDKSGRVEVS; encoded by the coding sequence atgtcgAGGTACGTAAAATATTTCGTTCAAGCCAAAAAACttgataaaagaaaaagaaaatattataaacttGATTTTTTGGAAATGAGCAAGGAATTAAGTATTCCTTTTCCCTTACGAGAACAAAATCAACCGAAAAGATTAgatttatcaaaatatttaaatatcgAAGTAGGTGATTTAGTTAAAGTCTTATATGGACCAGACAAAGATAAAGAAGgcataatattaaatattaacccaaaaaaaaatacagtaaTTGTTGATGGAtgtaatatgaaaaaatcaGCTTGGAATGTTATAGACAAAAAAGGATCAATTATAACACAAGAAATGCCTATTCATATAACAAATGTTTCTATACTCGAtccaataaataaaaagccTACAGTAGTTAAAAGAAGGTATATGATGAATGGAGAGTGTGTAAGAATATCTAAAATTTCCGGCTGTGCAATGCCTGAACcggttaataaaaatatgttgaaAGAACAAAACAATTATGAATTGttcatgcaaaaaaaaaaaattggtcCACCCATAAAAGACATTTATGCCGAAAAGGATCGCAAAAATTTcaatcttttaaaaaaaattacatatgaaataaaaagaaaaaggttTTACGAAATgaagaatttttttaaaacagaTCACGAAGGTGATAAAAGCGGTAGGGTTGAAGTTTCGTAG
- the GCH1 gene encoding GTP cyclohydrolase I, putative translates to MVRPIVFNGSVKIDESVDKYDIKRVGDSDSLSNIKEKDIIRNAEESERNISNLSIETMNNGLMKSEKKVVHHHPPVGSRSNNSNNYNDNIYNCNYNNNATDESRGKKYRLRQTTIDVTLNTGSNILSISSSGNVKSEHRKDNNEGNSLFYSNKCKKVHYSENSSNDVKKQRKSRLNEGCEGEKMEVHEKVNEEDEDEHEDEDEDEHEDEHEEEKDKDEHKEEGGMQNNKCNEYFDRDNNVRAGSNPEIVKKQISDISNNIYNILLASNIPKNDILKRTYRRFAKTFLFLTEGYIADIEKLIEKSIYKRKYKNKSVIKITSIRVYSLCKHHLLPFEGNCDIEYVPNKYILGLSKFSRIVDVFSRRLQLQEDLTNDICSALKKYLKPLSIHVTIVAKHMCVSMRGVKEHDARTVTQAYYQSKNSTNVKNVNINNSAKKESNATCDDITKEN, encoded by the coding sequence ATGGTGAGGCCCATTGTATTTAATGGCAGTGTAAAAATTGACGAAAGTGTCGACAAGTATGACATAAAAAGAGTTGGCGACAGTGACTCCttatcaaatataaaagaaaaagatattatTAGAAATGCTGAGGAGAGTGAAAGAAACATTTCAAATTTAAGCATAGAAACAATGAACAACGGTTTGATGAAAAGTGAAAAGAAGGTGGTACATCATCACCCACCTGTAGGAAGTAGAAGCAACaacagtaataattataatgataatatttataattgtaattataataataatgctaCCGATGAGAGTCGAGGCAAAAAGTACCGCTTAAGGCAGACAACTATTGATGTTACTCTCAACACAGGTAGTAACATCCTCTCCATTAGTAGCTCTGGGAATGTGAAAAGTGAGCATAGAAAAGATAACAATGAAGggaattctttattttactctaataaatgtaaaaaggtGCACTACAGTGAAAATAGTAGTAACGACGTTaagaaacaaagaaaaagtCGCTTGAACGAGGGATGCGAAGGGGAGAAGATGGAAGTACACGAAAAGGTAAATGAAGAAGATGAAGACGAACATGAAGACGAAGATGAAGACGAACATGAAGACGAACacgaagaagaaaaagataaagatgAACATAAAGAAGAAGGAGGTATGCAAAATAACAAATGTAACGAATATTTTGATCGAGATAACAATGTGAGGGCAGGTAGCAACCCcgaaatagtaaaaaagcaaatttctgatataagtaataatatttacaatatattacTTGCATCAAATATACCCAAAAacgatattttaaaaagaacatACAGAAGATTTGccaaaacatttttattcttaactGAAGGTTACATAGCcgatatagaaaaattaattgaaaaatctatatataaaagaaaatataaaaataaatccgtaataaaaataacaagtATTCGTGTATACTCGTTATGTAAACATCATTTACTACCATTTGAAGGAAACTGTGATATTGAATATGTaccaaataaatatattttaggaTTATCCAAGTTTTCTAGAATAGTTGATGTTTTTTCTAGAAGACTACAGTTACAAGAAGATCTGACCAATGATATTTGCAGTGctttaaagaaatatttaaaaccTTTAAGTATTCATGTTACTATCGTAGCTAAACATATGTGTGTTAGTATGCGTGGAGTGAAG
- the VIT gene encoding vacuolar iron transporter, putative: MANKKAEAARKAFYDDDVEKSKEAHDFYHTLDKHGENHSLDKDNLKTIIFGSLDGIITIFAIVSGCVGAKITPAQVIIIGIGNLFANAISMGFSEYTSSTAQRDFMLAEKKREEWEIENCPSEEKQEMIDIYINKYKFESEDARNLVEITFRNKNFFLGHMMSEELGLIVTNEDKNESLIKGIIMFLSFCVFGLIPLSAYIAYTVFFEYTDYNTSFIVVFVSTLSQFTNQKPISCALCMVFNGSVAGMVPFLLGIVLKNNIAD; the protein is encoded by the exons ATGGCGAACAAGAAAGCGGAGGCAGCTCGAAAGGCATTTTACGATGACGATGTAGAAAAGTCAAAAGAAGCACATGATTTTTATCATACTTTAGATAAACATGGAGAAAACCATAGTCTTGATAAAGACAATTtgaaaacaataatttttgGAAGTCTAGATGgaataattacaatatttgCTATAGTGTCAGGTTGTGTAGGAGCCAAAATAACACCTGCACAGGTCATAATTATTGGTATTGGTAATTTATTTGCAAATGCAATTTCTATGGGCTTCAGTGAATATACAAGCTCAACAGCACAAAGAGATTTTATGTTagctgaaaaaaaaagagaagaatgGGAAATAGAAAATTGCCCATCAGAAGAAAAACAAGAAATGAttgatatttatattaataaatataaattcgaAAGTGAGGATGCAAGAAATTTAGTTGAAATAACTTTTcggaataaaaatttttttcttggaCATATGATGTCAGAAGAACTAGGACTTATTGTTACaaatgaagataaaaatGAGTCTCTAATTAAGGGAATTATCATGTTTTTAAGTTTTTGTGTCTTTGGTTTAATTCCCTTATCAGCTTATATAGCATATACagtattttttgaatatacaGATTATAACACTTCCTTTATCGTGGTTTTTGTTTCAACATTA TCGCAGTTTACGAATCAGAAGCCTATTAGCTGTGCCCTTTGCATGGTCTTCAATGGTTCAGTTGCGGGAATGGTACCGTTTTTATTAGGAATAgttcttaaaaataacatagcAGACTAA